Genomic window (Streptomyces yatensis):
GAACGGTAGGACGAGCGTCACCCCGGCCACGCTGGGCGTCCCGGGCGACGGGGAGACCCACACCGTCACCGCGAAGGCGACGGACGGCACGAAGGCGGTGAAGGACCCGGCACTGCGCAAGCTGCTGACGGACTCCCGCACCTGGAAGGTCACGAACTGACCCTTCCGACCCCCTGACTGGCCGCCCCGTGGACCCCCGCCGCGGGGCGGCCCCAGCCCCACTTTTGAGGCTCGGTTCGCCTCAAGATCCAACAGGCCGGAAGCGCTACGGCGCCCATCGGCTCACCCCAGCGCCCATGGGAGGTGTCCCCGGAGGGAGACCCAATCGACCGGAAGGGCGAAGGTGCCCGATGGGGGGCGGCCGCGGTCCGCCCCCTTTAACATCGGCGTGATCTACGTTCCTCCATGCCGCGCCGATGCTCAATCGCCCGTAAGGGCGGCTCCGCGGTCCGGTGTTCGAGGGCTTCGGCGGGGTGAGGCAAGATGAGCCCATGGGTACCGGGGGAGAAGGCCGTCTGATCGCCAACCGCTACCGGCTGGGCACGCGGCTCGGACGCGGCGGGATGGGCACGGTCTGGCGGGCCGTCGACGAGCTTCTGGGCCGTGATGTCGCGGTCAAGGAACTCCATGTGGACGAGGGGCTCACGGCCTTCGACTCGCAGCTGCGCGGCGAGCGCACCCTGCGCGAGGCCCGGACCGTCGCACAGATCAAGCATCCGAACGTGATCGTCCTCCACGATGTGATCGAGGAGGACGAATGCGCCTGGATCGTCATGGAGTTGGTCGACGGGCTCTCGCTCGCCGACCGGCTGAGCGCGCACGGCCCCGTCGGAGCGCGTGAGGCCGGGCGGATCGCGGCCGCGCTGCTGGACGCCCTGCGGGCCGCGCACGCGCGCGGGGTGCTGCACCGGGACATCAAGCCCGCCAATGTGCTGGTGGAGTCCGGCACCGGCCGGGTCGTGCTGACGGACTTCGGGATCGCGCAGGTCACCGGGTCCACCACGATCACCGAGACCGGCTCGTTCGTGGGCTCGCCCGAATACACCGCGCCGGAGCGGATGTCGGGGCGGCGCACCGGGCCGGAGTCGGACCTGTGGTCGCTCGGGGTGCTGCTCTGCACGCTGGTGGGCGGTGAATCCCCGTTCCACCGCGAGTCCCTGGCCGCGGTGCTGCACGCCGTCGTCTTCGACGAGATCCCCCTGCCGGAGGCGGCCGGACCGCTGAAGCCGGTCATCGAGGGGCTGTTGCGGCGGGACCCGGAGGAGCGGCTGAGCGGCGACGAGGTCGAGCGGATGCTGCGGATGGCCCAGGAGGTGGGCGACACCCCGGAGATCCCCCTGGAGTACACCCCGACCCAGCCCAGCGTGCCGATCGGGCCCGACGGCCGGGGCTCTTCGGCGTTCGTGCCCGCTCCCGTTCCCGTCCCCGAGCCCGCTCCCGTCCCCGAGCCCGCTCCCGTCCCTGCCCCCGCCCCGGCGGCCGCGCCCGCGTCCGCCTCGGTTCCGGCGGCCGCCCCGGCGGCCGGGTCCCGTTCGGATCGTGGCGGGCGCCGTCGTGCCGTCCTTACGGCGGCCGCAGCGGTGGTCGC
Coding sequences:
- a CDS encoding serine/threonine-protein kinase, which codes for MGTGGEGRLIANRYRLGTRLGRGGMGTVWRAVDELLGRDVAVKELHVDEGLTAFDSQLRGERTLREARTVAQIKHPNVIVLHDVIEEDECAWIVMELVDGLSLADRLSAHGPVGAREAGRIAAALLDALRAAHARGVLHRDIKPANVLVESGTGRVVLTDFGIAQVTGSTTITETGSFVGSPEYTAPERMSGRRTGPESDLWSLGVLLCTLVGGESPFHRESLAAVLHAVVFDEIPLPEAAGPLKPVIEGLLRRDPEERLSGDEVERMLRMAQEVGDTPEIPLEYTPTQPSVPIGPDGRGSSAFVPAPVPVPEPAPVPEPAPVPAPAPAAAPASASVPAAAPAAGSRSDRGGRRRAVLTAAAAVVALAGVSAGVVALLDDGGGDGGTAKGGGTSQSADKGGARSPSAPAKAPQRPVKDSGPTADPSARIPDGYELVSDPLGFSLAVPEGFAREYKAPRVYYNSPGMEFRIGIHVQEQSAEGPLGLSRAADAKGPQDYPGYRSGQVIETEHNGRPAALWAFIWNGSADDGGSRQTYDLSWNENGKMYDLWLSAPVGEKSVGKQHFDTAAATFARPGAAN